Proteins from one Bdellovibrio svalbardensis genomic window:
- a CDS encoding lipopolysaccharide biosynthesis protein has protein sequence MIRKIAGNVFIYGFVNGLKSLVPFIMLPILTRYILPAEYGVLNLTDTCILFLSPLLLLNVNGAISVEYFKLSGEDFKAYVLNALLVTLISFLLFCVVLFVVKDTLSGLIGIPSSLVLLLPLFTFLRVISSIVLVIYQASEKPLKFGIFSIFQTLVDFGLSYVFVVILGKGYLGRIAGIYGAFAASSVVGLVVLYKMDIFSKPKTLKFTKNILDFGLNLIPHSIGGVILAMADRLFISHYLGTEEVGFYSVAYQAGAVMLLLGTSVNQAWGPTLFKLLKKKEDWKTIKELTLAVGVGFVIFAGVVFALSDLIFKYLIAEKYLRAQVFFGYLLLGFLFQSLYFLFTNYLFFYNKTRILAVITFGGAVLNLILNYVLIQKYGTVGVAYSTAITWCCYFIFVAVTAMKLQKRQYGL, from the coding sequence ATGATTCGAAAGATTGCTGGAAATGTTTTTATTTATGGTTTTGTAAATGGGCTGAAATCTTTGGTGCCATTTATTATGCTACCGATACTGACTCGCTATATTTTGCCAGCCGAGTATGGAGTCCTAAATTTGACGGACACATGTATTCTATTTTTGTCGCCATTGCTATTGCTGAACGTAAACGGGGCAATCAGCGTCGAGTATTTTAAGTTGTCGGGGGAAGATTTTAAAGCTTATGTTTTAAATGCTTTACTCGTGACATTGATTTCGTTCTTACTATTTTGTGTGGTCCTTTTCGTCGTTAAAGATACTTTATCGGGACTGATCGGTATTCCTTCTTCATTGGTCTTACTTTTACCGTTGTTTACCTTTCTTCGAGTTATCAGCAGCATTGTTCTAGTCATTTATCAAGCATCAGAGAAACCGTTAAAATTCGGGATATTTTCAATCTTTCAAACTCTTGTAGATTTTGGTCTGTCTTATGTTTTTGTAGTTATTCTGGGGAAAGGGTATTTGGGTCGAATTGCAGGCATTTACGGTGCATTTGCGGCATCCTCAGTGGTTGGGCTTGTTGTCCTTTATAAAATGGATATTTTTTCTAAGCCAAAAACTTTGAAGTTTACTAAGAATATCTTGGATTTTGGATTGAACCTTATTCCTCATTCTATCGGGGGCGTCATTTTGGCGATGGCTGATAGGCTTTTTATTTCTCATTATTTGGGAACTGAGGAGGTTGGATTCTATAGTGTGGCTTATCAAGCTGGCGCCGTGATGCTTTTGCTGGGTACGTCTGTGAATCAAGCTTGGGGGCCGACTCTTTTCAAGTTGTTGAAGAAGAAAGAAGATTGGAAGACGATAAAAGAACTAACGTTGGCGGTTGGTGTTGGTTTTGTTATTTTTGCGGGAGTTGTCTTTGCATTGTCAGATTTGATTTTTAAATATTTAATTGCTGAAAAATATTTAAGGGCTCAGGTATTCTTTGGCTATTTGTTGTTAGGTTTTTTATTTCAAAGCCTTTATTTCTTATTCACAAACTATTTGTTTTTTTATAACAAGACCCGCATTTTAGCCGTGATCACATTTGGCGGAGCTGTTCTCAATTTGATTTTGAACTACGTCTTGATTCAAAAGTATGGCACTGTCGGTGTTGCTTATTCAACAGCAATTACTTGGTGCTGCTATTTTATTTTTGTAGCTGTAACTGCTATGAAGCTTCAGAAGAGACAGTATGGCCTCTGA
- the neuC gene encoding UDP-N-acetylglucosamine 2-epimerase: MSHKKRILAMTATRSDYDLLSYLYKLLAADPDIDFRLLVSGTHLSKTYGYSVKEIEHDMIPILTKIETLFDSDSKAARLKSAALLMENSLHSINDFSPEVVIFCADREDAIAGALIATYLQIPGVHFFGGDHASDGHIDHSVRHATSKLSTAHFVSTLEHKERLLKMGEPPSRIFQIGSPAIDKLIAEKHMSKDDLKIALGLKGSWPQKYALLTYHPMSNEEAQSGQHMEDIITSLKTEGYAIFCNSPNVDSGSKEILSIINKYQHTENFYKFQNLPRETFVNLMRNADLMIGNSSAGVVEAASCKIKVINVGQRQRGRYSAGNVIFCDNNKTSILQAFEQIKSPAYLQLIQSLENPYGDGQSSQRAYEIIKTHNFKDILAKKEDPLSFSVQK; encoded by the coding sequence ATGTCACACAAAAAAAGAATCTTAGCCATGACTGCAACTCGCTCGGACTATGATCTCCTGAGCTATCTCTATAAGCTCCTAGCCGCAGACCCTGACATTGACTTTCGCTTGCTTGTTTCCGGAACTCACCTCTCCAAAACTTATGGCTATTCAGTTAAAGAAATTGAACACGATATGATCCCTATTTTAACGAAAATAGAAACTTTGTTTGATAGCGATAGCAAGGCTGCCCGCCTAAAATCAGCTGCCCTACTTATGGAAAACTCCCTGCACTCTATCAATGATTTTTCTCCTGAAGTCGTTATCTTTTGCGCCGATCGAGAAGACGCTATTGCAGGAGCGCTCATTGCAACATATCTGCAAATTCCTGGAGTTCATTTTTTTGGCGGAGACCATGCCTCTGATGGCCACATTGATCACTCTGTTCGCCATGCGACGTCAAAGCTGTCGACCGCTCACTTTGTTTCTACACTTGAGCATAAAGAGCGCCTCCTAAAGATGGGCGAACCCCCGTCACGAATTTTCCAAATCGGCAGCCCAGCCATTGATAAGCTGATTGCTGAAAAACACATGAGTAAAGACGACCTAAAAATCGCGCTGGGATTGAAAGGATCATGGCCTCAAAAATATGCTCTCTTAACCTATCATCCAATGTCCAACGAAGAAGCCCAAAGTGGGCAACACATGGAAGACATCATCACATCCTTGAAGACAGAAGGATACGCGATCTTCTGCAATTCTCCGAATGTTGACTCTGGAAGCAAAGAGATTCTGTCCATCATCAACAAATATCAACACACAGAGAATTTCTATAAATTCCAAAACTTGCCTCGTGAGACTTTTGTTAATCTTATGAGAAATGCCGACCTTATGATTGGAAACTCAAGTGCTGGAGTTGTCGAAGCAGCTTCTTGCAAAATTAAGGTTATCAATGTGGGACAACGCCAACGAGGACGTTACAGTGCGGGCAATGTCATTTTCTGCGATAATAACAAAACAAGTATCTTACAAGCTTTTGAGCAAATAAAATCTCCTGCTTATTTACAGCTGATTCAGTCCCTCGAAAATCCCTACGGTGATGGTCAGTCCTCGCAACGTGCCTATGAAATAATCAAAACGCACAATTTTAAGGACATTCTCGCAAAAAAAGAGGACCCACTATCCTTTAGTGTTCAAAAATAG
- a CDS encoding GNAT family N-acetyltransferase produces MNFFADLYFQKKYSELYLNKGESVFEFKYQEASFVFKNISIKRPIYSIGTRKLAELYFDLETAYGFGGFCTNNSDRDFLGRAMQAYQARCKSENIIAEFLRFHPFNEFPQNFADNLDFARFDRSTVFIDLQNSKEDRWTRYGQTTRNILRKCAGSLEVQESNDIERFIELYYRTMDKNAAAGFYYFGRSYFESLLALDEVKLFAIKHEGAIVSMAFIIFGEEIAYYHLSANHEEFYSLNANYYMLDEVSEIVRKEGKKVFFLGGGRTPEVNDSLFKFKSKFSDCLQPFWIGGKIYNHEVFAEYMQVFNEQFPEKVNLKMFLKYRGAV; encoded by the coding sequence ATGAATTTCTTTGCTGATCTCTATTTTCAAAAGAAATACTCCGAACTCTATTTGAACAAGGGGGAGAGTGTATTCGAGTTCAAGTATCAAGAAGCTAGCTTTGTTTTTAAGAATATCTCTATAAAGCGACCCATTTACTCTATTGGAACCAGGAAACTGGCAGAGCTTTACTTTGATCTTGAAACTGCTTACGGTTTCGGTGGTTTTTGCACAAATAATTCAGACCGTGATTTTTTAGGTCGTGCGATGCAGGCATATCAAGCAAGGTGCAAGAGCGAGAATATTATCGCAGAATTTCTACGCTTTCATCCCTTCAATGAATTCCCGCAGAATTTTGCAGATAATTTGGATTTTGCCAGGTTTGACCGCTCGACTGTTTTTATTGATTTGCAAAATAGTAAAGAAGATCGTTGGACTCGCTACGGGCAAACGACTAGAAATATTTTACGAAAGTGTGCTGGATCCTTAGAGGTGCAAGAGTCCAATGATATTGAGAGGTTTATTGAACTGTACTATCGAACGATGGATAAGAATGCGGCAGCAGGCTTCTATTATTTTGGGAGAAGTTATTTTGAGAGTTTGCTTGCTCTAGATGAGGTTAAACTTTTCGCTATTAAACATGAGGGTGCCATAGTTTCTATGGCTTTCATTATTTTTGGCGAAGAAATTGCTTACTATCATCTTTCGGCAAATCACGAAGAGTTTTACTCTTTAAACGCCAATTACTATATGCTGGATGAAGTTTCGGAGATTGTGCGCAAGGAGGGGAAGAAAGTTTTTTTTCTAGGCGGTGGTAGAACTCCGGAAGTTAATGATAGTCTATTTAAATTTAAGTCCAAGTTTTCTGACTGCCTGCAACCATTTTGGATTGGTGGGAAGATTTATAATCATGAAGTCTTTGCAGAATATATGCAGGTTTTCAATGAGCAGTTTCCAGAAAAAGTTAATCTTAAAATGTTCTTAAAATATCGCGGAGCGGTTTGA
- a CDS encoding polysaccharide deacetylase family protein: MNEVYFTFDYELFFGEDSGTVENCLIKPTERLISIGERTGAKFTFFVDAGFLIKMKNEIDKFPHLRKDFEAVSAQLTQLSCLGHSIQLHIHPHWEDSYYDGQKWVNVSKRYRLHDFSQEQIYNIAQQYRNVLLPFNNAVFAYRAGGWCLQPFDKIQEGLKAAGVVLDSSVFKDGLLKTPTHFFDFRGAPFRSTWRFRNNPIVEDKSGDFIEMPISSLWVSPIFYWRFLFSRLTKKAEFKIFGDGRAIGSSAVDKIKMLLIGGVAPVSVDGFRAALLNGQARSLFSKGLDKLVVIGHPKALSEYSLLCLEKFIEDSRNIKFLGFERKHLLGN, from the coding sequence ATGAATGAAGTTTATTTTACATTTGATTATGAACTATTCTTTGGTGAGGACTCAGGGACAGTTGAAAATTGTCTTATCAAGCCAACAGAAAGGCTGATCTCGATAGGAGAGAGAACGGGAGCTAAGTTTACGTTTTTTGTTGATGCTGGTTTTTTAATAAAAATGAAAAATGAAATCGACAAGTTTCCCCATCTTCGGAAGGATTTCGAAGCTGTTTCAGCACAGCTCACACAGCTTAGTTGTCTCGGACACTCTATCCAGCTTCATATTCATCCGCATTGGGAAGATAGCTATTACGATGGTCAAAAGTGGGTCAATGTTAGCAAGCGCTATCGCTTGCATGACTTTTCGCAGGAACAGATTTACAATATCGCGCAGCAGTATCGAAATGTGCTTTTGCCATTTAACAACGCCGTCTTTGCGTATCGTGCGGGGGGCTGGTGCCTACAGCCTTTTGATAAAATTCAGGAAGGATTGAAAGCGGCAGGAGTGGTACTCGATAGCTCAGTTTTCAAAGATGGCCTTCTGAAAACACCGACACATTTTTTTGATTTTAGAGGAGCTCCATTTCGCTCCACGTGGCGTTTTCGAAATAATCCAATTGTTGAAGACAAATCTGGGGATTTTATTGAAATGCCGATTTCCTCGTTGTGGGTTTCGCCTATTTTCTATTGGAGATTTTTATTCAGCCGCCTTACGAAAAAAGCCGAGTTTAAAATATTTGGTGATGGCAGAGCAATTGGGTCATCAGCAGTTGATAAAATCAAGATGCTTTTGATTGGTGGTGTGGCTCCTGTGTCTGTGGATGGTTTCAGAGCGGCTCTTCTTAACGGTCAGGCTAGAAGTCTTTTCAGCAAAGGTTTAGATAAACTCGTGGTCATCGGGCATCCGAAAGCTCTTAGCGAATACTCTTTGCTTTGTTTGGAAAAGTTCATCGAGGATAGTAGAAACATTAAATTTCTTGGGTTTGAGCGGAAGCACCTGCTTGGGAATTAA
- the neuB gene encoding N-acetylneuraminate synthase — MKNKVFIIAEAGVNHNGSFDLAIRLCDIAKEAGADAVKFQTFKTEKLLTKKAKLAEYQKNALGETSDGQFDMIKKLELSYDQFGAIKEHCEKIGIEFMSTPDDDDSLEFLVNLGIRRLKIGSAEITNVPFLRKFAKTGLPLIVSSGMADLIEVLAAKETLVKAGAKAEQLTFLHCNTEYPTPMRDVNLRAMLTMKEHLKTEIGYSDHTLGLTVCTAAAALGATVLEKHFTIDTSMEGPDHQASLTPQQLKDLVQAVRDVEICLGSDVKKASPSEEKNKAITRRLIVASRPIQKGEILSDENLTTKRAPTGISANQWDLVIGKKASKNYEEDESIFEH; from the coding sequence ATGAAAAATAAAGTGTTTATTATTGCAGAGGCGGGCGTAAATCATAATGGAAGTTTTGATTTAGCGATTAGGCTTTGTGATATTGCTAAAGAAGCTGGGGCAGACGCGGTGAAGTTTCAAACTTTTAAAACTGAAAAGCTTCTTACAAAAAAAGCTAAATTGGCTGAGTATCAAAAAAACGCACTTGGAGAAACTTCCGATGGACAGTTTGATATGATCAAGAAGCTGGAGCTCAGCTATGACCAGTTCGGTGCGATTAAAGAGCATTGTGAAAAAATCGGCATAGAGTTTATGTCTACTCCTGATGATGATGATAGTCTCGAATTTTTGGTGAATTTAGGAATTCGCCGTCTGAAAATTGGGTCGGCCGAGATTACTAATGTGCCGTTCTTGCGTAAGTTTGCTAAGACAGGCTTGCCTCTCATTGTTTCTTCCGGAATGGCGGATTTGATTGAAGTTCTGGCTGCCAAAGAGACTTTGGTTAAGGCGGGAGCAAAGGCGGAACAACTAACTTTCCTTCATTGTAATACCGAATACCCAACTCCAATGAGAGACGTGAATTTGCGAGCGATGTTGACGATGAAAGAACATCTCAAAACAGAAATTGGCTATTCTGATCACACTTTAGGATTAACCGTTTGCACGGCGGCAGCGGCTCTTGGAGCGACCGTTCTTGAGAAGCATTTCACTATCGATACATCTATGGAAGGTCCTGATCATCAGGCGTCATTGACACCTCAACAATTGAAAGACTTAGTTCAAGCTGTTCGTGATGTTGAAATTTGCCTTGGATCGGATGTAAAGAAAGCCAGTCCTTCGGAGGAAAAAAATAAAGCGATCACTCGCAGGTTGATTGTTGCAAGCAGGCCGATTCAAAAAGGAGAAATCCTTTCCGACGAGAATCTAACAACAAAAAGAGCACCGACTGGCATTTCTGCCAATCAGTGGGATCTAGTTATTGGAAAGAAAGCTTCAAAAAACTATGAAGAAGATGAATCTATTTTTGAACACTAA
- a CDS encoding acylneuraminate cytidylyltransferase family protein has translation MRMFKGKSFLAIIPARGGSKRLPGKNVRLLAGKPLVNWSVEAALSSKYVDEVLVSTDSTEVVEAARAVGVSVPFVRPVELSSDTASSSDVIQHALDFYRNEQGKIFDYVILLQPTSPLRTAEDIDSAIELLSQKKADAVISVCPMEHSPLWSNILPEDLSLGNFLRSEVQGVRSQDLPTYYRINGAIYICDMKRFTSEKTLFLKENIFAFVMSSEKSVDIDTLTDFALAEVLISKSRTE, from the coding sequence ATGAGAATGTTCAAGGGAAAGAGTTTTCTAGCTATTATTCCCGCGCGCGGAGGAAGTAAAAGACTTCCTGGTAAAAACGTGCGCTTGCTTGCTGGAAAGCCCCTAGTGAACTGGTCCGTAGAGGCGGCTTTAAGTTCCAAGTATGTCGATGAGGTGTTAGTTTCGACCGACAGCACTGAGGTGGTTGAGGCTGCCCGAGCCGTCGGAGTTTCAGTTCCATTTGTACGGCCGGTTGAGTTGAGTAGTGATACGGCTTCAAGCTCTGATGTGATTCAACATGCTCTTGATTTTTATCGCAATGAACAAGGAAAGATCTTTGACTACGTGATTTTACTGCAGCCTACTTCGCCCTTGCGAACAGCCGAGGATATTGATTCTGCCATAGAATTATTGAGCCAGAAAAAAGCGGATGCGGTTATTTCGGTTTGCCCTATGGAACATTCGCCGCTTTGGTCCAATATTTTACCGGAAGATCTCAGTTTAGGGAATTTCCTTAGAAGTGAAGTGCAGGGAGTACGAAGTCAGGACTTGCCAACTTATTATCGCATAAATGGAGCTATCTATATTTGCGATATGAAAAGATTTACCTCTGAGAAGACTTTGTTTTTGAAAGAGAATATTTTTGCGTTTGTAATGAGTTCGGAGAAGTCGGTAGACATTGACACACTTACAGACTTTGCTCTGGCAGAGGTTCTGATTTCTAAGAGCCGTACCGAATGA
- a CDS encoding nucleotidyltransferase family protein gives MIKFEKLFLKMTSTIREALQVIDEGGQKIALVVDDQRVLLGVVSDGDIRRGLLAGLQIDSPVWVVVNKSPISCLWSDSKDKIIDIGMKKRVQQIPILDEGGRIVRLDVIEDLLKPKLKPNKVVLMAGGLGTRLRPLTETVPKPMLKVGNKPILETIVEGFQRYGFNDFIFCVSYKSHIIEEHFGDGSRFGAHIEYLHEKKKMGTAGPLSLLTEKLTEPFIVMNGDLLTNVDFDAFFQTHLSSNVVGTMGVREYDFQVPYGVVNLRDGQITSIEEKPVHRFFVSAGMYVLSPKVLQHIPKDEYYDMPSLFNALSNSNAKTGSYIIKEYWLDIGRMSDYERAQAEYVDDVTSRNSNKGK, from the coding sequence ATGATAAAATTTGAAAAACTTTTTTTGAAAATGACTTCAACGATTCGCGAAGCTCTTCAGGTTATTGATGAGGGGGGGCAGAAAATTGCATTGGTTGTTGATGACCAGCGTGTCCTTTTGGGAGTTGTCAGTGATGGTGATATTCGAAGAGGTTTGTTAGCTGGTTTGCAAATTGATTCACCGGTTTGGGTTGTCGTTAATAAGTCTCCGATTTCATGCCTTTGGTCTGATAGCAAAGATAAGATTATCGATATTGGTATGAAGAAAAGGGTTCAGCAAATTCCTATTCTTGATGAAGGTGGGCGTATTGTTCGTCTTGATGTGATTGAGGATTTGCTAAAGCCAAAGTTAAAACCTAATAAAGTTGTTCTGATGGCTGGAGGTTTAGGTACAAGGCTTCGTCCTTTGACAGAAACGGTTCCAAAGCCGATGTTAAAAGTTGGCAACAAGCCCATTCTTGAAACTATTGTTGAAGGTTTTCAGCGCTATGGCTTTAATGACTTCATTTTTTGCGTAAGTTACAAGTCTCATATTATCGAAGAGCATTTTGGTGATGGCAGTAGGTTTGGCGCACACATCGAATACCTTCATGAGAAAAAAAAGATGGGTACGGCAGGCCCCTTGAGTCTTTTAACTGAAAAATTAACTGAACCATTCATTGTAATGAATGGAGATCTTTTAACTAATGTCGACTTCGATGCTTTTTTTCAAACACATCTTTCTTCCAATGTTGTTGGAACGATGGGAGTGCGTGAATACGACTTTCAAGTTCCATATGGTGTGGTGAATCTTCGCGATGGACAAATTACTTCTATTGAAGAGAAGCCAGTACATCGGTTTTTTGTTAGCGCGGGAATGTATGTGTTGTCTCCTAAGGTTTTGCAACATATCCCGAAAGATGAATATTATGACATGCCGTCATTGTTTAACGCCCTTTCCAATAGTAACGCTAAGACAGGTTCGTATATTATTAAAGAGTACTGGCTTGATATCGGTAGAATGAGCGATTATGAGCGCGCTCAAGCTGAATATGTTGATGACGTAACATCAAGAAATTCGAATAAAGGTAAATGA
- a CDS encoding lipid II:glycine glycyltransferase FemX encodes MIQVLRSEPQNLGVELPILAREAYLRCKSAHYGWIVSKNFIVPFFIDKKLIFKRMVFTFEPVIHSPEGADLNFFWQEAILELKKLKLADFIFKAQSNVVLTCGPQDSVSVPWGTLEVNIHRSDEEILEACHGKHRNVIRKAIKDGVKVRLESNPEVIYQHIHETMLRQNLPYFPSQSYLTCLREELPNNVLFVIAEFEGKIQGCAVVVFDSYRAYYMYGGSVAKPYTGSLNLLHYETMKILRDKGVLVYDLVGARVKVVPGSKQEGIQNFKIRFGAEMRTGIAFRYVFNPIRYKLFNLSAKVFLALKGTKYVDPIDQIRREMQ; translated from the coding sequence ATGATCCAAGTACTTAGAAGTGAACCGCAAAATTTGGGGGTTGAATTGCCAATCTTGGCTCGCGAGGCCTATCTTCGCTGTAAAAGTGCGCACTATGGGTGGATTGTTTCCAAGAATTTTATCGTGCCATTTTTTATTGATAAGAAATTGATTTTCAAAAGAATGGTTTTTACCTTTGAACCCGTTATACACAGTCCAGAAGGGGCTGATTTGAATTTTTTTTGGCAAGAGGCGATTCTTGAACTTAAGAAATTGAAACTGGCTGATTTTATTTTTAAGGCGCAATCCAATGTTGTTTTAACATGTGGTCCTCAAGATTCCGTATCTGTACCGTGGGGAACTCTTGAGGTTAATATTCATAGATCTGATGAAGAGATTTTAGAAGCATGCCATGGCAAACATCGGAATGTAATTCGCAAAGCGATTAAAGATGGAGTGAAGGTTCGTTTGGAGTCAAATCCAGAGGTTATTTATCAACATATCCATGAGACAATGCTGCGCCAGAATTTACCCTATTTTCCCTCACAAAGTTATTTAACTTGTCTGAGAGAAGAGCTGCCAAATAATGTTCTTTTTGTCATTGCTGAGTTTGAAGGTAAAATTCAAGGTTGTGCGGTTGTCGTATTCGACTCGTATAGGGCCTACTATATGTACGGTGGTAGTGTAGCGAAGCCATATACGGGAAGTTTGAATCTTCTTCATTATGAAACGATGAAAATTTTAAGAGATAAAGGGGTTCTTGTTTATGACCTGGTCGGAGCACGTGTAAAAGTAGTTCCTGGTAGTAAACAAGAGGGTATTCAGAACTTTAAAATTCGTTTCGGTGCGGAGATGAGAACAGGTATTGCATTTCGATATGTATTCAATCCTATTCGGTACAAGCTTTTTAATTTAAGCGCTAAAGTCTTTTTGGCTCTTAAAGGAACGAAGTATGTGGACCCCATTGATCAGATTAGAAGAGAAATGCAATGA
- a CDS encoding CatB-related O-acetyltransferase codes for MFKTLLKKIYFCYFAITKRFKYPTCILQTNFILPGVKLGRHVIIENRCKVYRNVMIGDYTFINENTRIDPNTKSIGKFCSISHDVKIGMGPHPLAFVSTSPVFYSKARGFVGADLYDEYADKGYTEIGNDVFIACNAVVLAGVKIGHGAVVTASSVVIKDVPPYAVVGGNPAKLIKFRFAEDEIVQLLKSKWWDMDLKTLLKSPEQMTSVRKFIDSGVGLK; via the coding sequence ATGTTCAAAACTCTTCTTAAGAAAATTTATTTCTGTTATTTCGCGATCACTAAAAGATTTAAGTATCCAACTTGCATCTTACAGACGAACTTTATCCTTCCCGGAGTGAAGCTGGGACGCCATGTGATTATCGAAAATCGATGTAAAGTGTATCGAAATGTTATGATTGGCGATTATACATTTATTAATGAGAATACTAGAATAGATCCAAATACAAAGAGCATCGGTAAGTTTTGTTCCATTTCTCATGACGTGAAAATTGGCATGGGTCCTCATCCCTTGGCTTTTGTTTCGACAAGCCCGGTGTTTTACTCAAAGGCCCGAGGCTTTGTAGGTGCTGACCTTTATGATGAATATGCTGACAAAGGATATACTGAAATTGGCAATGATGTTTTCATTGCCTGCAATGCTGTAGTTTTAGCCGGAGTAAAGATCGGGCACGGCGCCGTTGTTACAGCTAGCAGTGTTGTTATAAAAGATGTTCCTCCTTATGCAGTTGTAGGTGGCAATCCAGCTAAACTTATTAAGTTCCGTTTTGCTGAGGATGAAATTGTTCAGCTGCTAAAAAGTAAGTGGTGGGACATGGATCTTAAGACTTTGCTAAAGTCGCCTGAACAGATGACTTCCGTCAGGAAGTTTATTGACTCTGGGGTTGGTTTAAAATGA
- a CDS encoding aspartate aminotransferase family protein — translation MDILKDEKVDFEFYHIDQNLSFKVGDIDRQKFDIFYLINYFDQTPIKKSQFLDGKILLEDCVFQLNFENRLDAKQWYGFNSYRKITEMADGSLVKTNLEISKDWHAGEAPFVKERYHAKELKSFFVKNGEGSEAAYLELFRKTEEALDRQTQIYDMSQRSRSILIDKMAHLNNDLVARLRNRDALQSFLGEWSLINNVQDPSFFVIKTKNRDELRSYLRKKNIFLPIHWPHFGVDNILYNEIISVPLFSYYSVQDMELVGKLIQEFLNDKI, via the coding sequence TTGGATATTTTGAAAGATGAAAAGGTAGACTTCGAGTTTTACCACATTGATCAAAATCTTTCCTTCAAGGTAGGTGATATTGACAGGCAAAAGTTTGATATCTTTTATCTGATTAACTACTTTGATCAAACTCCCATTAAGAAAAGCCAATTTTTGGATGGCAAAATTCTTCTAGAAGACTGTGTCTTTCAACTGAACTTCGAAAACAGGTTGGATGCTAAGCAGTGGTACGGATTTAACAGCTATCGCAAGATTACTGAGATGGCTGATGGTAGCTTGGTAAAGACCAATCTAGAAATTTCAAAAGACTGGCATGCGGGGGAAGCTCCCTTTGTTAAAGAGCGCTACCATGCAAAAGAGCTGAAGAGTTTTTTTGTAAAGAATGGCGAAGGCAGCGAGGCTGCTTATCTGGAGCTTTTTAGGAAAACAGAGGAAGCTTTAGACCGACAAACGCAGATCTATGACATGTCTCAAAGAAGCCGGTCAATTTTGATTGATAAGATGGCGCATCTTAACAATGATCTTGTTGCTCGATTGCGCAATCGCGATGCACTTCAATCATTTCTTGGTGAGTGGTCTTTGATTAACAACGTCCAAGACCCGAGTTTTTTCGTTATTAAGACCAAGAATCGAGATGAGTTGAGAAGTTATTTGAGAAAAAAGAATATTTTTTTACCGATTCATTGGCCACATTTTGGTGTCGATAATATTCTCTATAATGAAATTATTTCAGTACCACTTTTTTCTTATTATTCTGTGCAGGATATGGAACTTGTTGGAAAGCTGATTCAGGAATTTTTAAATGATAAAATTTGA